The following is a genomic window from Aminivibrio sp..
AAAGCCCTGGAAATTCAGGGTGCTATTTTTGATTTCGATTTATTTTGGACAGCAGTGATTTATTCAGATGATTTGTAAGCTTTTGGGTAGCAAGTATTCCTCTCTTTATCGAAAATCCAACCCCATTTATTGAAATACTGAAATGCGCTTTTTAGAAATATAAAGAGCAAACGGCAGTTTTTATGAGAACCTCTCTCGTACTCATGGTAAACAGAAAAAGAAGGATCAAGTACCGTACTGGCGAGTTGCATCATTCGCCTGGTTAGATCAATATCTTCAGTATACATGAAAAAACGTTCATCAAACCCACCGAGATCTTTAAAAAATTTTGATCGCAAAAGCATAAAACAACCTGAAATAAAAGGTATTTCTATGGGATAACTATAATCATAAGAGTAAATCTCATACCGTTCATTGATTTTATCCTGAAGTCTGCTGAATGGACAGAACCTTCGGATAAAAAAATCTAAAGGGGTAGGCAACAGACGTGCTGTTCTTTGGAGGGTGCCGTCAGGAAATAGTACTTTTGGGGCAAGGATTCCTATGTTTTCGTTTCCTTTCATTTTGTCGATCATTCTTTCAAGAACTAAGGGCTCAAAGGAAATATCCGGGTTTACTACCAAATGAAATTCTGAGGTGTTTTTTTTATGTGAGAAAGCCTTGTTGTGCCCTCTGCCGAAGCCAATATTCCGTGGATCATGTAGATACTGAATATTTCTTCCTTGAAACAAGGAAGAAAGACTATTAGTAGGGGAATTATCATATACAACTAATTCCCATTTGACAGTGCTTTCCCTGAAAGAATTGAGCAACTCTAATATTTGCTCCTCTTTATTTTGGAATAAAACAAGAGATATTGTAAGGTCAATCGACATTTTGTTAGTTTCACCTTTCTATATTAAGGCTTTGATTAATACCAACCTGAAGAGAATAAAACGGTTTCCAATCAAAGTTTCGGCTCGCTTTGGAAGAAGAAACAATAAGCGATCGAGTGATTTTTTTAATGGTTTCCTGCTTTCCTGCCATAGATGCTAATGTTTCCAAAAGAGTAACGGAAAACGGCAGAACTCGAGGTTTTACGTTGAGTGCTGACGCCATCAACTTTAACAATTCGGGTGTCGAGGGAGTTTCCTCGTCTGCGATATGAAAGAGGGAACCTCCGGCAAGATGTGACTCAACGATGTGTTCAATAGCATCAGAAAGATTCCCAACAAAAACCAGGCTTCTTGCATTTCTTACGCTGGCAAACGGTAAAGGAATTCCTCTTTTAACGGCATTCATGAGTTTCAAAAAATTTCCCTTGACCCCAGGGCCGTAGATCATTGGAGGCCGAAGGATGATCGTGTCGATTGTCCGTGAATATTTGAGAACCAGTTCTTCAGTTTCCTTTTTTGAAA
Proteins encoded in this region:
- a CDS encoding NAD-dependent epimerase/dehydratase family protein; translation: MKKVFITGTTGFVGGHLKNHLTGKGYEVIAPTRNDLGDPFSVEAWRKALEKAECETVVHLIAKTHAADAGNPSALPSYRHINVDITKALLEASKDLGVKKFIYLSSIKAVGEETPIDEPFTEESPCRPEDCYGISKKETEELVLKYSRTIDTIILRPPMIYGPGVKGNFLKLMNAVKRGIPLPFASVRNARSLVFVGNLSDAIEHIVESHLAGGSLFHIADEETPSTPELLKLMASALNVKPRVLPFSVTLLETLASMAGKQETIKKITRSLIVSSSKASRNFDWKPFYSLQVGINQSLNIER
- a CDS encoding glycosyltransferase family 2 protein; protein product: MSIDLTISLVLFQNKEEQILELLNSFRESTVKWELVVYDNSPTNSLSSLFQGRNIQYLHDPRNIGFGRGHNKAFSHKKNTSEFHLVVNPDISFEPLVLERMIDKMKGNENIGILAPKVLFPDGTLQRTARLLPTPLDFFIRRFCPFSRLQDKINERYEIYSYDYSYPIEIPFISGCFMLLRSKFFKDLGGFDERFFMYTEDIDLTRRMMQLASTVLDPSFSVYHEYERGSHKNCRLLFIFLKSAFQYFNKWGWIFDKERNTCYPKAYKSSE